A region from the Dromaius novaehollandiae isolate bDroNov1 chromosome 28, bDroNov1.hap1, whole genome shotgun sequence genome encodes:
- the NEUROD4 gene encoding neurogenic differentiation factor 4, with amino-acid sequence MTKTYAKPKEMAELVSTQAWMDETLSSKDELKEEDGRQGPFGLMAGLNEEHDSIEEEEEEEDDGDKPKRRGPKKKKMTKARLERFRARRVKANARERTRMHGLNDALDNLRRVMPCYSKTQKLSKIETLRLARNYIWALSEVLETGQTPEGKSFVEMLCKGLSQPTSNLVAGCLQLGPQTLFLEKHEEKSPVCESAISSHSFSYQTPGLPSPPYGTMETHLLHLKPPTFKSLVDPSFGNHPSDCTTPPYEGPLTPPLSISGNFSLKQDGSPDLDKSYTFMAHYPSVSLAGTHGHASHFQNTVPRYEIPIDMSYESYPHHVAGPQLNAIFNE; translated from the coding sequence ATGACAAAGACTTATGCCAAGCCCAAAGAGATGGCAGAGCTAGTGAGCACCCAGGCCTGGATGGATGAAACACTGAGCTCCAAAGACGAGCTGAAAGAAGAGGATGGCAGGCAAGGTCCCTTTGGATTGATGGCTGGCTTGAATGAAGAACACGACAGCAtcgaggaagaagaggaggaagaggatgatgGGGACAAGCCGAAGAGAAGAGgaccaaagaagaagaaaatgaccAAGGCAAGGCTGGAACGGTTCAGGGCCCGGCGGGTGAAGGCCAATGCCCGTGAGCGAACACGGATGCATGGTCTGAACGATGCTCTTGATAACCTGAGGAGGGTGATGCCTTGTTACTCCAAGACTCAGAAGTTGTCCAAGATCGAGACACTGAGGCTTGCAAGAAACTACATCTGGGCTCTGTCTGAGGTACTTGAAACGGGGCAGACTCCGGAAGGGAAGAGCTTTGTGGAGATGCTCTGCAAAGGCTTGTCCCAACCGACCAGTAACCTAGTGGCTGGCTGTCTGCAGCTGGGACCACAGACCTTGTTCCTAGAGAAACATGAAGAGAAGTCCCCAGTGTGTGAATCGGCCATATCCAGCCACTCCTTTAGTTACCAGACCCCAGGGCTCCCAAGCCCACCCTATGGGACTATGGAAACACATCTGCTGCATTTAAAGCCCCCAACCTTCAAGAGTTTGGTGGATCCTTCCTTTGGAAACCATCCCTCTGACTGCACCACTCCTCCCTATGAAGGTCCCCTAACACCGCCCTTGAGCATCAGTGGGAACTTCTCCTTGAAGCAAGATGGGTCTCCAGACCTGGATAAATCCTACACCTTCATGGCCCACTATCCCTCCGTCAGCCTGGCTGGAACACATGGACATGCCTCCCACTTCCAGAACACAGTGCCCCGCTACGAGATCCCCATAGACATGAGCTATGAGTCCTACCCACACCATGTGGCTGGGCCTCAGCTCAATGCCATATTtaatgaataa